From one Ammospiza caudacuta isolate bAmmCau1 chromosome 8, bAmmCau1.pri, whole genome shotgun sequence genomic stretch:
- the B3GALT1 gene encoding beta-1,3-galactosyltransferase 1, with protein MASKVSCLYILTVVCWASALWYLSITRPTSSYTGHRQVSSISIARKNVSFGNIRTRPINPHSFDFLINEPNKCEKSAPFLVILISTTHKEFDARQAIRETWGDENNFKGIKISTLFLLGKNADPVLNQMVEQESQIFHDIIVEDFIDSYHNLTLKTLMGMRWVATFCSKAKYVMKTDSDIFVNMDNLIYKLLKPNTKPRRRYFTGYVINGGPIRDVRSKWYMPRDLYPDSNYPPFCSGTGYIFSADVAELIYKTSLHTRLLHLEDVYVGLCLRKLGIHPFQNSGFNHWKMAYSLCRYRRVITVHQITPEEMHKIWNDMSSKKHLRC; from the coding sequence ATGGCTTCAAAGGTCTCGTGTTTATACATTTTGACAGTAGTTTGTTGGGCAAGTGCTCTTTGGTACTTGAGTATAACTCGTCCGACTTCTTCCTACACGGGCCACAGACAGGTCAGTAGCATATCCATAGCCAGAAAAAACGTTTCCTTTGGCAACATAAGAACTCGACCTATAAATCCACATTCCTTTGACTTCCTTATCAATGAACCCAACAAATGTGAGAAGAGCGCCCCATTCTTGGTCATTCTTATCAGTACGACTCACAAAGAGTTTGATGCAAGGCAGGCCATTCGAGAAACATGGGGCGATGAAAACAACTTCAAAGGAATTAAAATCTCCACACTGTTTCTTCTTGGAAAAAATGCAGATCCTGTGTTAAATCAAATGGTAGAGCAAGAAAGCCAAATTTTTCATGACATTATTGTGGAAGATTTTATCGACTCTTACCATAACCTCACTCTGAAAACGTTGATGGGGATGAGGTGGGTAGCAACATTTTGTTCAAAAGCGAAGTATGTCATGAAGACAGACAGTGATATTTTTGTAAATATGGACAATCTTATTTATAAGCTGCTGAAACCTAACACCAAGCCAAGGAGAAGGTACTTCACAGGTTATGTTATAAATGGAGGACCAATAAGAGATGTTCGCAGTAAGTGGTACATGCCCAGAGATTTGTATCCCGACAGCAATTACCCACCCTTCTGTTCAGGCACTGGCTACATTTTTTCAGCTGATGTAGCAGAACTGATTTACAAAACCTCCCTTCATACCAGACTTCTACATCTTGAAGATGTGTACGTTGGACTCTGCCTTCGGAAGCTGGGCATTCACCCCTTCCAAAACAGTGGCTTCAATCACTGGAAAATGGCCTACAGCTTGTGCAGGTACCGCAGGGTGATCACAGTGCACCAGATAACACCAGAAGAAATGCACAAAATTTGGAATGACATGTCCAGCAAGAAACACCTTAGATGTTAA